The Vigna radiata var. radiata cultivar VC1973A chromosome 6, Vradiata_ver6, whole genome shotgun sequence DNA segment AATCTAAGTCTGTTGtaaaacagacttaaaaagcccgaaataacagacttaaaaagGCTCTTTTGTAGTAGTGaaggttagtttttgtttacattttgaagaacttatttgttgaacttgtttattatttttttgttgaacttgtttatggttgttgtttggttgcacttgtttgttgttgtttgattgaacttgtttgttgttggttattgttgtttgttgttgatcatagttcatgctttataaaatacccaaaactgaaatttgttatttttctgttttcagATCTCGTAGaattgtaaaaaaggatcacaattaattaaaaaaaataaaaaaaattattaacgtcgtatattaaaaaatttcgaTGTTAagttaacgtcgtatattgacaaaatttgacgttaatttaacgtcgaatCTTAGAAATTTGACATCAATTTAACGTCTTCTTATATGACGTCATTTACGAATTCTccgttaaattttaaaatattcgacgttgtaCGCGATTTTTGTACTAATGATTTGGGGTAGGTTAAAAGACATTTTTAAGATTGTTACAAAAGATAcacatgtaaaaatattaaactaagtCTGTTAAAAAACTAAGAGATGtaaaaataacacttttttaagtCTGTTAGAAAAGTAACATAtgtaaaaatactaatttaagtATGTTAGAAAAGTAATAGATGTAAAAGTATTAATTTAAGTCtattaaaaaagtaacaaatgtaaaaatattacttttatttacaaaactgccaccgcacattttttaaatctgttttttTCTGAACAGACTTAAGTTTACAGACTTAAAGGTCTATTTTGCACTAATGTTAATTTCTTAGTTTGTCCCTACTTTCATTGGTGTGTAAACTTCGTCTTAAAAAAGTGTTCACTTCATCCCCACTTTATGTAATGTGCatcaatcattttcttttcgTTAATTTTGTAGAAATGAAGTTAATTGTGTTGTGATGTGAAAAGAGAGtgtgcattttcttttctctcctaTGTACATGACCCAGACCtaattctttctctcttttgaactaagagaaaaaaatatttttgtttttaatatttgggATAACGtaaaaataagggttaaatatgtttttagtccctatacttaggggcgattttgattttagtccatttttaaactataatacaatttagtccttcaactttagaaaactctggttttagtctttttttaccactttttttaactttatttgttgtttcaaacacgtttcattatagcatttggattgtttacactgtttgacgcatttttgcttcaatgttaactaagaaacgtgcttgaaacaacaaataaagttaaaaaaaattggtaaaaaggactaaaaccagaattttctaaagttgaaggactaaattgtaccatagtttgaaaatggactaaaaccaaaatcgccccaaagtatagggactaaaaacatatttaaccctaaaaataattattttttaagaacttgaaaacctaaattttacaatttatttaatattcaatttcaagaatattattatgtactcataaaaaaatattatatcttaaaaatttaaaaatcgaATCATTTATTATCGTTAAAGTAAGTCTTCATTATGGATAGAGGTAGTAGAATAGTCAAAAGAATGACACAATTTATTTCAcaactttacaaaatataaccTAAACATCAAATAATTGAAGTCAATGTAATTATTTCTAGTAAATTTTTTCTAGGCGGAAGTATCTCTCATTGGTTCCTTGATTGTGGAAATCTTCCtcaacatttaaattaattggaACCGTATgtctaattaatattttggtaAGGGAATTCATTTAGTGCGTATATGTGAACGAGGATTTTTGTTCtgtttcaatttgaattttgtgaaaTATGGTTAGATTAGtcattatataattaagatattatttattttaaaaactagaaTTCTgtcacaatttatttttaaaaaatattgaatgataaaaaaaagtatttaaacagtttaagttttaatttttaaataatatgtaacTATTAAACGTAGAacaaattcaattataataaataaatataatataaattatttatatatttcttttataaagagCACGTCTTTATGCATTATGATATTCTAGTTATGATATTTCCATCTCAAATCAATTGTATGGAGAGAGGCAGTAGAATAGtcaaaaaaacacattttattccacaactttaaaaaatataacctaAACATCAAATAATTGAAGTCAATGTAATTATCTctactaaatttttttctagCTGGAAGTATCTTTCTTATTTCCTTGATTGTGGAAGTTTTCatcaacatttaaattaattgggCCCGTATGTCCAATGAACACTTTTGGTCAAGGCAATTTGTTTAAAGTGTATGATGGGAATGAAGACTTTTGGTTCAATTATAATGAATACATATTATGTgaattacttatttatatatatatatatatatatataataaagtgaCACGTCTTTGTGGATTATGATATTCTAATTGAGAGATATTTCCATCTCAACATCATTTGCATCATgtcaaaagtattattaaatatgaagaaaataaacattacataaaaacattcataatcataaaaataaagaaaaaccttTATATTTAGATAAGCCATTCCCACTTCTAGAAAAACTTGACAAAAGGAAATTTGGTATAAGATAACATCAAACCATATATGGTCAAAACATGAGCACTCATGCTTTTCTTtaagaaattacaaaaaaaaaaaatcataattttataacgataactttattactttttcttcaaatttatctgcttaattccattttaaaacttgaatttttaactaaattaaccTTATACTACACCCAAAGATGAAATACTCCATTTAGTCGTGGCATTAAGCTGATTCAAAAAATAGATTTACTATTAGACCTTACACTAAATGACGTAGAAGTGAACCAAAACCTCTTCAAACCAAACCAATTCCAAAACACTTGTATCTACGACTGACACAATCTTTCCAATTAAGCAAATTgtctttttttgttgttgtctgaCTTGTCTAAGTAGAAATAAGacttgttatatttaaaaagaatatattggATACTATTCAATTGACATTTCAAGCTaaatgacagaaaaaaaaaatagtagcaTTTAACggttaaaaaatgataaaaaaaaattaacgacGAAGTGATTACATGTAATGCATACACTACTCTGTTTgagtttgtatattttatttatggtcGAGTTTTAATCTTACCAATGTAGAAGAAACAAGAGAAAGTTATTCGAAAGGGAGAAATTGTTAATCATATGGTACTTtgtatctatctatatatatctttaaaCAATAAGCTCCATTCATCAATTCTAGCTAACTGTTCTTCCCCTTGTCTTAGCCCTATCAAAATTATATGAACAAgtgagggaaaaaaaaaagaagaaaaaaacagagaatGAGTTTGCTAAAGATGGTGACAACTTTTGTTCTTCTGCTGCTTCTTCATCCTCCCTTTCTTAAAACTGTAGAATCActaaatttcaacataacaaacttCAACGACCCTGAGAGTGAAAAAAACATGGCATACATAGGTGATGGCAAAGCCAGCAACGGCAGCGTAGAACTCAACATTGTGGATTATCTTTTCCGCGTTGGAAGAGCCTTGTACGCAAAACCTCTGCGCCTGTGGGACCAATCATCGAATGTTCTCACAGACTTCACCACACACTTCACTTTCTCCATTGACAGAGCCAAAAACGGCACCTATGCTGACGGTTTCGCCTTCTACATGGCCCCTCATGGCTACCCGATTCCTCCCAACTCAGGTGGTGGCACTTTTGCCCTTTTCAACACCACTTCCAACACCTTTATTCGCCACAACCACGTCCTCGCGGTTGAGTTTGACACGTTCAATGGCACCATTGACCCTCCCATGCAGCATGTTGGCATAGACGATAACTCTCTCAGTTCCGTGACTTCTGCCAAATTTGACATTGACAAAAACCTGGGAAAGAAATGTAACGTTTTGATAACCTACACAGCTTCCAACAAGACCCTCTTTGTGGCTTGGTCCTTCAACGGAACAGCAACGTCACACTCCAATTCTTCACTTTCTTACACGGTTGACCTCATGGAAATTCTACCAGAGTGGGTAGATGTGGGGTTCTCCGCTTCAACAGGCGAATTCACTGAACACAATGTTATTTACACCTGGGACTTTAGTTCAACGTTGAATTCCGATGCTTCGGATAATTCCTCCGGTGGGGACGGGAACGGAAAACGAAAAGTTTGGGTGATTGCTGTGGCGAGTTCTTCGGCGGTCTTGGTGGCCGTGGTTGTGAGTGTTGCAGTGTGGGcaataatgaagaagaaaataagggaTAAGGTTGATAAGAGTAATGATGGTGAAGGTGGAGCCAACTTGGTTAAGTTTGATTTGGATAGAGCAACTATACCAAGAAGATTTGATTACAGAGAACTACTTGCAGCCACCAACGGATTCGCAGATGATAGAAAGCTTGGGCGAGGAGCTTCGGGACAGGTTTACAAAGGGATTCTGAGTGATTTGGGGAGGGTTGTTGCGGTGAAAAGGATTTTCGCTAAGTTTGCAAATTCAGAGAGAGTTTTCATCAATGAGGTTAGGGTTATAAGCCGTCTTATACACAGAAACTTGGTGCAGTTCGTAGGGTGGTGCCACGAGCAAGGTGAGTTTCTGTTGCTTTTTGAGTACATGCCTAATGGAAGTCTCGACACTCATCTCTTTGGGGACAAAAAACCTTTGACCTGGGATGTTAGGTGAGTTCGATATATAACATAGATGCTATTTTCTTGAATGTATTTTATTACCTGTTTggaacatttaaaatattaccaTGTGTGTTTTGCATCACATCTGACACCAGTTAAAAGAATAACTTCTCCATCTTTTATGAacatgaaaataagaaaatacataattaaataaacataggCAAACAAGCATTGATTTTCTTGCATTGTATACATATTTACATGTACATGTTTCTTTCTCTCGTTTCATCCCAATTCTCCCTACAGGTACAAGGTAGCATTAGGGGTGGCTGCAGCAGTTCGTTATCTTCATGAAGATGCGGAGCAGTGTGTTCTTCACAGGGATATCAAGTCAGCAAATGTGTTGTTGGACACAGATTTTAGCACCAAGCTTGGAGATTTTGGAATGGCAAAGTTTGTGGATCCGAGGTTGAGGACTCAAATGACAGGGGTGGTGGGGACTTTCGGGTACCTTGCCCCAGAATACCTGAACGGACGTAAGGCTAGCAAGGAATCAGACATTTATAGTTTTGGGGTTGTGGCTCTTGAGATCGCATGTGGAAGGAGAACTTACCATGATGGAGAATTTCATGTGCCTCTGATGAACTGGGTGTGGCAACAGTATGTGAAAGGGAAtgtgatggatgttgttgatgAGAGATTGAACAAAGAGTTTAATGTAGATGAAATGAGAAGCTTGATCATTGTGGGGTTGTGGTGTACTAACCCTAACGACAAGGAAAGGCCAAAGGCTGCACAAGTGATCAAAGTTCTTGAACTAGAAGCGCCATTGCCGGAGCTTCCACTTGATATGCATGACCGTCTTCCTCCTTCTCTAGTTACATATTCAGAACAACCTAATTTTCAGTCCGTTCAGACACTACCTTTCACCGACAGCTTTATAAGTGTTGGACGTTAACCTTTGAATTCATGTCGGAAGGAATGAAGTAGTGTACTTTTTCATTCagattttcattttgttctgtgattttcttttacttttgtgaGAAGTTGTTAAATGGCTGTCAAATATAAGCAATTAACTATCTGTAAGATAATTTcctttaaataaagttttttttcatttcgttctgtgatttcttttacttttgtgaGAAGATGTTAAATGGCTGTCAAATATAAGCTATTAGGCTGTGTAAGATAATTTCCTTTAAATATAGTTTGTTCATGATCAATGACCtgttatatacatatatacatgtaaatgggttgaagataatttcattttgaaagtGTCTCACGTTCTTAAGACTTATACTAATTGATTAACTCAAATAGAATTGATATCTTATTTTGTAGTTTACACAGAGAATTGTTTTTCGTTAAGAATTGAgaaattttcatacatttttaaatttagatactCTTTATCTATAAcctattgttatatatttttctctattaattttttttctcactttgcACTCCAAATATTCTATACCTACAACAAATTGCATATCACAATCGATGATATGCTATTTTTACTTAGAATTCACATGACTATTGACGAGGAGATAGATAAAAGAAATCACTCAAAAATATTCCTGGAGTATTATAGCCATAATAACTAAGGAATAGATGAAGAGTGGAAAAAAGACtctacaatttaaaatatatatatatatatatatatatatatatatatatatatatatatatatatatatatatatatatatatatatatatatattggtagGAAGATGATTAAAGactttgaagaaaacaaaattgaaactaatTGATTTATAACTTATAGAAACTAAAACCTTTGTTTGgttttataataaatgatagAATAAAAGTGACTAGGTCTAAacttttaatcataaaatagtCATAACTTGGAAAGAAACATTTATTCACTTGCATTAAAATGTCTATTTTAGAAGGTAAACTTCTTCAAAGAGATGATACATTGTAAATTGATTCAtggaaaaaagaataataaatttgaaattgttgttatAGGACTAAATATATCCTTTAAAGACTCCAACAAACACTCACTAAAAGCCTCTTAGCTTAAGATTGTATCTACAAAAGACATCTTTGACGTTCAAGTCATTCATATGCGTTATCAGGTAGTAAATgtgataattaatgaaaaatataatgaattacCTCATAAACTATGctatttatattactatttatagaatttttacTTGGATGAGCCTGACCTAGTTAATATGGCTAATTACCCAAATTAGTATTTAGTTAATCAATTTTGCTAATGATGTTTAATCTTGATTTTAATATGGTCAAGGTTGCCTTGGGGTTGACCATGCCGTCATGGTATGTTTTTATACCATAAGGGTCAACCACATCTAGGTATAAGTGGTTGAAATGTACTCGGACACATGTGATATACTAGTTTCCCAGACTCGATATGTATATAATTGAATCTTGATGTTATTGTCATGGTGCCGGAATCCATTGTTGCCGTGTggaaagaaaatttgtatttctttGGTTACCTGACCTTATGAGTATAGTAGCCTCCAATCTCGAGAAACATAGAGACAAAGAGGTTGTAATGATGAAGTGGCAGACTTGATTTG contains these protein-coding regions:
- the LOC106764891 gene encoding L-type lectin-domain containing receptor kinase IX.1, with the protein product MSLLKMVTTFVLLLLLHPPFLKTVESLNFNITNFNDPESEKNMAYIGDGKASNGSVELNIVDYLFRVGRALYAKPLRLWDQSSNVLTDFTTHFTFSIDRAKNGTYADGFAFYMAPHGYPIPPNSGGGTFALFNTTSNTFIRHNHVLAVEFDTFNGTIDPPMQHVGIDDNSLSSVTSAKFDIDKNLGKKCNVLITYTASNKTLFVAWSFNGTATSHSNSSLSYTVDLMEILPEWVDVGFSASTGEFTEHNVIYTWDFSSTLNSDASDNSSGGDGNGKRKVWVIAVASSSAVLVAVVVSVAVWAIMKKKIRDKVDKSNDGEGGANLVKFDLDRATIPRRFDYRELLAATNGFADDRKLGRGASGQVYKGILSDLGRVVAVKRIFAKFANSERVFINEVRVISRLIHRNLVQFVGWCHEQGEFLLLFEYMPNGSLDTHLFGDKKPLTWDVRYKVALGVAAAVRYLHEDAEQCVLHRDIKSANVLLDTDFSTKLGDFGMAKFVDPRLRTQMTGVVGTFGYLAPEYLNGRKASKESDIYSFGVVALEIACGRRTYHDGEFHVPLMNWVWQQYVKGNVMDVVDERLNKEFNVDEMRSLIIVGLWCTNPNDKERPKAAQVIKVLELEAPLPELPLDMHDRLPPSLVTYSEQPNFQSVQTLPFTDSFISVGR